atatgaaaatacagtaattagtgaatatttctctgaaaaataccgcgaatgggcgaattttccacgaataatggctagatatgttccacagagaaacccgcaaatgcgtgagtcctcgaatcatgagaacgcaaatacggggggtttactgtaatgtaattaaaataattaaaaactaatgatataaaacaatttcaaaagatttacagtTTACTGGAAAGAATCTTAGACCATGCTCTcaagattttgattttataacTTTGCTATACACAGCATATACCTATACAGCATACTGTACACTGTATGTGTACTCATATAAAACTGCCAACAAATACAGTCCTTGGTGTAATGGATGCTAGATATACTGTAAATTGTTACCATAGAGtggtaatatgtgtatatatatatatatatatatatatctcggtgTACTGTATGTAGAACATCTGTGATTTGTTAGCACCAGGTCGTATTCTGGATTCATTATTGGTCTGAATaccattttaatattcagtttctAATCAATAATTTGCTATTTTCACCACTTCTCTGCCATCACCAAACAATGTGTGTTTTAACAGTGAATTCTGTCATGTATGTATTCAAAGTTATTTCATCTTTAAAGAATCTACCATATCCtttaacccaaaatgaaaattgaagctcaaatattttagttttgtttatagtACATTTCACAAATATGCTGCTGTATTTACAGTTCATATCTTGATAAAATATTGCAGTAGTATTCGATCCATAAAATTGAAAAACCCACCAAAAATCCCTTTTAATTACCTAAGAAGAAGGATTAGAAAAACTTCGTTAAAAAATAGCCAAATTCATAGCATACTGGAAGTTTCTAATAACGATAATTTTATTCCATGTGGAACACTACCACcactaaaagttaaaatatacttTGTCAAAGATTACTGTATTGCTACCCTAAACATGTTGCAAAAACTCAACTTTCAGAATTATCAAATTGATCAGCTCTACAGTAGTTACCTCAGAAAATCAACACCAATAAAATAAGTGTTAATAAATATGTAAGTCATTTGTCTCTTGTAATGTGTTACTTGTATCactatactgtattatgtattgtATACAGTACTTGGATACAAATACTTTGAGTTACCCAATTTCCTACTGTATTTAGTTGGTCAGGTGCTGGAAAATTACAGTCTCAGCAATACATCTAGGTGTGTTTGCTAAGAAATAACTTTGTAATTACTGTATTCATACAGAATATTTATATCTTCAGTGTTTTGAAAGAGAACAATAGTCCTCAGGATATAAgtattctatatacagtatgataACCCTCAGGCTATGTGTTTTTTCCTATCATGATAAAAAAGCTGTGCTGGTCATGGTGGGAATCCCAGACAATTAATTGATGGTGCCATATCTTTGGAAACAGCTAATATGTGATCTCTAGTTCGTAGAGtgcttcatttgtaaatcaagaaataacagcccattttttattaatacattaataaaaacaagaaatggcAACTTTATATTTAGTTGTTTTAGAAAACTTACTGCTGTAAACAGTTTTAAGTAAGCCCCTGAATATGTTACGATGTAAAATCTATTAACAAATATAAGTTTTTGTAAGTTCATGAATGTTCATATAAAAGTGCATAATGTCTAAGAGGTTCTACGTCGTTTTCTTATACACAACAAGAGTACATTTTACAATAGTTTGTGCATCTCACTGTGTACAGGAATATAGTTTACAAACTATGAAATTCTCAAGCCTATTTTGCTTGACAATAATCAAGACCATGGTAGTGAAATATAAGACGATAATCAAGACCATGGTACTGAAATATAAGTATCAAAtgtcaaatgaattatttatatttatcattacacaTCCCTGTGAACTGCAATcataactgaatattttgaaaatctgttggattataaaatggaaagtaaatgaTCACAAAGAAGTGGTTAATGATATATTGAAATTGGTACATCACAACAAAACCTTTCTTATTGTGTAAATGGAACCTGAACAACATAGTTTTGTCTTTTTATGTACCAGTTTCAAACAAATACAGTGGCTTTTTTTTGCTAccctgtgatatattttttttcttttaaaaatgaatctgtattttgtttaaaataaaaattaaaaagacatatGTGCTTTTTCATTTCCTAGAATTACTGTAAATTAAATGCAAACTTGACATTTCGTTAATTACAACACATTACTCATTAAGTGATTTTTTACAATACTTTTGCTGCTTAATGGACCAAAGGGGGTATATGGGAACTGTGCAAGGGAAAACCATTTTACAGGTCCTGTATCAAAAGAACTGTTATAATACAGCATACCAAAGGGGAGTCTACTTTTCttcaatatgattatttttttctgtctaacATATGCAAGCAATTCAGTGGTTCATCACCAGTTAAGACGTTAGCAATAGcaaaaaaaccaataaaagctaaaaaatacaGCAGTGCCCTTAGCTAGAAAGTCCAATGTAGTGGCTGGGATGTACTATTTTCACTTGCACGTTAGATTTATAGctgtataaatgcataaaaattttattgtttacttcaGGTACTACTATACTGAAGTCATGAtaggtctgaaaaaaaaattgattggaaaaaaataatttctggccACAGTGTAGGACATTCAAGCACATGGTGGGCTACCTGCCTGATGACAGTAATTCCTGCTGAATGACACAAGAGAGTACATCATGCACTTggtaaaatgataatgaattgtGAAAATGTTCATAAGCATCATGCActtgctaaaataaaaatgaatcatgaaaatgtTCATACAGTAATAAACTTCAActtaaaattttccaaaaaaaaaaaaaaaggtgttaggCTAACTTAATACTGCACGTAGCCAGGAATGGATAAAGGACAGATGGGCTACATGTAGGATAGCCTCTACCCCTTGAAGGGAGAAGCTAATCTCAGTCCTCATCAGGAGCTAATGAGGAGCCAAGGTGAAATGGTGGCTGTATGGCAGATGATTCAAGTTGGTGATGAGACAGTAGATGGTGGTGCCACAAAAGTCACTCATGAAATTGACCAGTGTTGTGATGAAGACATTAGTCCTACCTGTGATGGTCCGGAAGGTGATCCAAAACTCCTTCAACAAATGGACACTGGACTATTGGCTTTTCCTGGCACATCCTCCATGCTATCCCAGTCTTTGCCAGAAAAGTCAATTTCTGCCTCTAGCTGAGTGCATTTggccttatttttttaatattaaagaacaGTAAGATCCTTGATAATGCTAATCATTTCTTGATAGGAGTTTACTCATACTTGTCATACTTGAAACTTCCAACCACTTGATGTCTATGACACTAAAAAGAGGCAATTGTAAAACACAAGCACTACTTCCGATATAATTTCTAAGGCTATTTTTTTCTAGTAATGCCTGGACTTCCTCTTGCATGGTTCTAAATTCTTTACTATTAGTGATGGAAACACTTAAATGATAAGAAGTCATCTCTTCTTGAACGGAGGTATTTAAGGACTGTCAAAATTCCTCCAGTGGTTCTAGAAACTGGGCACTAAATTGTGCAAGAGAAAGAAACACTAGTACTCTTCTTTCTTACCTGTATAGGAACAACTAAGCAGCCATACATTCCATCCAGAACTAATAAAACATTGTTCTAACAGTGGTAGCTTTTAACGAGACATGAGGGAGAGCtgggaaaaataggaaaaaagggaACAATGGGTGAAGAATAGTGCAAGACAAAGAAGCACTAGGGCTCTTCTTGTCTACCTTTACAGGTAGAGCTGAGCGAGTGTTCATACCCATCTCAACTAATAAAAAATCTGGCTGAATGCATTCATTTTCACCAGAACTAACAACGACAGGCCAAATATGTATAGCGCTCTTTACAGGTGACAACTCGTCAAAAACAATCGACTTACCTCTGCCACTAGGAATCAACaaattaatgagtaaaattaTGCCAACTCTCCTCCCTAACATGTTACCATGCATGGGCTGCAACAAACACTTCTGATTCGTCTGAAGGTGATAAACCTCATTATCAGTTTCCACAGTTATGCTGGCTATACTTGTCCAAATCCGAGTGGAAGTTGTAACATGAGACATTTTAACATTAAACGACCAGTTTTTTTTGGTGATCATTTCATCTAACTCTCTCCCCCTCAAGTAACTGAATGGAAATGAGGTGAGAAACAATGTTAAAGAGGGTACAGAAGTCAACACCATGAATGTTTGGTTCAGAGCGTGCAGAAAGTCTTGGGGAATCCACCAAATTATCAGAAGGCTCTCTCACATTTGACCTCAAAGAACATGAAAGTCATTAGACATTCAAAATAACTTTCATCATATTTCTGAAACCCATTTTCTTATGAATACCTGGTATCTACATCtctagttgtaaaaaaaaaaaaaatagtacagaaataaaaaggatcGAAAATTATCCATGCCTTTGTTTTGCTAAAGTTTCTTTTCAACAAAGCATCTATCAAACCATAAAAAAGGTGTTAAAGTTTTATGTAAAACACACAAGTAGAAAAATCAGTACCACAGAGACATTACTGTTACTGACAATGGTAGAAAATGGCCCAAATATTGCCCAGATGACAGCTGGGTTGTGTCAAACGGGCACACTCTCAAGCACTGGTAATTCTAACATATGCAATGTACTCAATTATCAAGCCACCAGTTTCCATTATCTTCCAAGCCTCATGATGCAACTACAGTACATGCACCAGGACTCTAATGTCATTTGTTTGTTGAGAAAATGGTCCTTTAGTCTTTGTCACTAGTTGAGTTATCTTACATGCAGTAGAGCCTCAACACTGAGAATGAATAATTCGGTCTGCATGTTCAGTTTGTACCTTGTCATTATAGATGTCCAGTATAACAATAAAGGTACAGTATGTCACACACCCAGTAAAGGAGGTATTGTACTTCCGAAAGTGACAgacatatttcagcctaaaaacatacaattttcttatttgttcaaTTACACATTTAAAGACAACACTAACTGAGTCTACTGGTATTTTAGAATTACTATGGGATTGTCTGACTTCAGGTTTTGGGCCAAGACAAAATTACCACTTTTACACATGCAGATTTGTTTTAGTTGAGGATTCAAAACATTTGCACATAACAGTATTCTTAAGAAACTTAAAAAATCAGTATACTGTATGCACGGAAAATCCTTGGCTTCACCTTTAATTCTAAAAAAACTTGTCACCAGAAGGAGAGGATCAGAAAAGGGATTAATACATGAGATGGTGAACTCTGTCAAAAGAGTTTATTTGAGAGAGCACACCAAATAAAATCGAAGGTTCGTGTTAACAATACTTCTGTACTTGTGTACAATCCTGTTATTTCAGTGTGAAAGGATGGCAGACTGACGTGAGAGACTTAATAAGTTTCACTGCCATAGCTTGAAAAAGACCCTCGGGATACACTGCCACTACTGAGTGATAAATGAGGTCCTGAATAATGGAAATTTGGGCTCCAATTATACTTATAAATGGGAAAAGACTCCCTTGGATAAAccatcttaaaaaaattaatgatacaaattccaacagaattattcatggagaaaaacaaagggaaaagagaaatgtTAATCTATATCAATGCAAAACAAATGATTAGAAAGAAAGAGCCAAAAGGTCTCTGGAGACGGAGGGTCAGAAATGGCTGTGGCACTGATGAAGAGAGGTAAAGGTGAAGTGTGCTACACAGCACAAGCTGCATGCACACTATGGGCATTACCACTCAATGAAGCTTTAGTAATAACACAGTAATTATGGTGTTGATTTAAATCCATCTTTGGTGTTGATTTAAATCcatctttgtattttcattaaaatcttggAGATTAATCTTGGCTTATGGCCAACTTTCCCATGGCCTTACAAATGACCTGAtcattaatttctgaataatcttacagaaaattaataaacagggTAAGATGCAACTGTGTAGTCAAAGTGTTTGTATAATAATAAGGGATTTACCTAATTTCCTAGTAACTATGCATAATAAAAGAGCATCATCAATACTTCATCTTTAATATGCTAAGTTATGAATTTATCAATTGTAGGTACTTAAAGGGATAAAACTCATGAATAAATATCACTATATCTCTTGAAAAACTTCACACAAGAATGTtacattttagataaaaaaaaaaaagcacatgatatatattttaaaatctctGGAAAGATGGTATTTTCAGTGCACGAGTACAGTAATCAAAATAATCTGAGACTACAGTATATTGGTCAAAATTATGTACAACCTTATGGAATGAGTAATGGTATTTGGTAAAGACAAgccaaaatactaaaaataaatgaagtactaAGCAAATTTACAATAGAAAAAATTTCATAGCATACTTGAAATTCTATAATTAAATTTGACATGAGAACGATGAGTGGAAAACTTAGTCTTCACAAGTTtgtgttatttgtattttctatCAGCAAGGTGCTGCAACCaccaatattattataaaaaactctCATACAGATTAATACTATGGAGAAacctaaattttttaaaaacttaaaacctTTTAACCACTTTAAAGTTACTTTGGAAAATCTTTCAATGTGAGCCTGGTTCACAGCTTATGTGTACCtgattatatattcatgtaaattctcTTATACATTACTACTGCTCAAGAGCCAAAATGCAGGACTGCAACCAAAAGCTGCATAAAATTTTTCCAACACAATACAACAGTGGAGGTCACATAAAATCAGGTTACCAATATACAGCCTAAATACAAAAGTGAACGAAAGGCAATTAGTACTGTAAAGTGGACTCCAACTTGAGAAATTTAAACTATTTGTTGTGCctttcatgatgaaaaaaaaatgcatttggaGGCTAACCCAATCTTCAAGATTATTTACCAAATTTATGCTTCTTCTCTATAAAAGTTTTCAATGGAAAACATGAGTTCAGTTCCAAATATACCCTCAAGCAAATTAACAAGATGTTCCCTGATTCAACAACTACAGTTACTGTAAAGCATTTGTTCTGAAATTATTCTACGTACAAACAGGTTTATCCAAACAGTAGTTGTAATGATGTCAGCAAGAATTTCTATGCTTAAGTTAGCCTCAACTGAACTGAACATGCTTGTATTTCTGCTCATCAACCACTAACACCTCTAATAACTTCATGACCTGTAACCATgacctaaagaaataaaaatgatatatataaaaagacatctgCATTTCACAAAAACTACTTATACTAATGCACTACAATAatgttcatatatgtacatactgtaacAAATCTCTATGCTATACCATATGCTACAGGAGCTACTGATGTTCACATGACTACTGTTATATATTTTGgtaatgaaatgcagaaaaactGATTTCAACATGAAAACAAGGCAACAATACTGGACTTACACATCACTCACTGGTTTTCTCCTGCTTGATAAAATCCACTGCTACAAAACTGCTTTCATTTGCAGTGTCATAATTATTATGATCAATTTCCAATTCCTCAGTCTCTACTCCAGATAACTGATTCTTTTCTACTTTAATATTATCACAAGCAATTGGTACAGTATGTTCAGTCTCTTCTGatatcttctctttttttatctgtaaatctGACAACTCATTACTTTGTTCACAGGTCAAAGGATTAGTCTTCTCATCTTCCAACTGCCTGGCAGACTGAGACTCAATGGAATCTCCTATGGCACACTCACTATGATTTTGAAGAAAATgctctttcatttgcatttcatctGGGAATATTTCTTGACAGACACTACACTCAATTTCTGTTAAAATGCCAACAAACGGTATCTGATAGTTTGAGGAATggtccgttttctttttttcacacttTCTGCACTTGGTCTTTTCTATAGTGTCACCAGgagtttttgcaaatttttttccaCAATCTTCACAAGTGATCAAATTATTTTTACCAATATGAACTCTTTTCTCATGTGCTGTAAGACTTCTTTTGTGAAAAAATTTCTTTCCACATTTAGCACATCCATACGGCTTCTCTCCAGGATGAGTCTTACTgtgagtgaaaaattcacatTTCCTAAAGAAGCTCTGCCCACACACTTTACATATTAGCTTTTTGTCTACAGAACGAACTTTTGTATGGGTTTGGAGcaatatttttctgtgaaaaactCTTCCACAGTCCTCACAAGGAAATGTTTCTCCTGGATTATCATGAATTTTGAGATGAATACTGAGACTGTGTAGTCGCTGGAAACTCCTACCACACACCTTACAATTATAATCTTTCCCACCCCTGTGGCTTCGTATATGACGTTTCAAACGATAGTTATTTGAAAAACTCTTGCCACAATGTTCACAAGAGAAATTCACCTCTCCTGTATGAATTTTGGAATGAGCCAGAAGTGAAGACTTCAGTGTAAATTCTTTGGCACAAATATCGCATGAAAATTTCTTTCCATTGGAATGGGTATAGAGATGGCTATTAAGGTGACTTTTCTGAACAAACTTCTTACCACACTCCTCACAAGAAAACTTCTTTTCTCCTGTGTGCATTCTTGTGTGATCACGGAGATGACACTTCTGCGCAAACTTCTTACTACATATTTCACACTCATATTTTTTGTCTCCTGTGTGAGTTTTGATATGCAAAAGCAGACTACTGTTATGTACATATGATTTTCCACAAAGTTCACAAGAATACTTTTTCTCCCCTGTGTGAGATCGACTATGAACGATCAATTCATGCTTTCGAGCAAAGTGCTTCCCACAATATTCACATTTAAACagtttctctccagtatgaactAAGGTATGAGCAGTCAAATTCCActtaaaggtaaattttttccCACATTCATCACAGGAAAAATTCTTCTCACCTGAATGAGCTTTCAAGTGATTGTCAAGATAGCATTTTCTGGTAAATGTCTTTTTACATAGCTGGCATACATGCACTTTCTTGGCTTTAAAGTGACCTCTGACATGAAGTGTGAGATTACATTTTCGGTCATATAATTCCCCACAATATGGACAGGCAAATGACTTTTTGCCTATATGAAAGTTATCTGTATCAAAAGCATTTGTAAGATTTGGGTCTGCAGTTAAGCTTTCTGGAGGAAACACTAAATCACTACTCCCAACTGTCTCATCATTGAAAATTTCAATACCACTTTTTATGTTGTCATTATCCAAAAGTGTATCTACTTCAATACTACCTGAAGAGTTAGGAATCACACTTGTATTACTCACATTTGAACTTTCAAGGCCTCCACTGTTGAAAGTACTGCTTTCACATACAGTTTCTGAAGGATTGGAACAGCTTTCCACCTCCATTTTATGAAGTCTCAGAAGCTGTTTTAAGGCTCGATTCCAATACTTCCATATCCATTTACCTGTACATATGAAataacatgattatatatactgtatttacatttacatatactgtactgtatatattctacatgcatatactgtactctaCAAATATCATATTGTATTGCTAAATTACATGAGGGTTAAGATTCAACTGGAGTCATGGATATAAAAATTCtgatttccatacatctctatttattttcttgctctcTTCCACTCAAGTTATAGGCATTATGCATGAACAAAACAACATGAATAAACTCTTAAAATATATACCACCTTAAAAAAGTGTAGGGTTGAAATACCTAAAACACtcagtaaatttcatattccctAGCATGCAAACATCATCACACAAAGGCCTGAGAAGATATAGATTGCAGGGATAAGTTCCTTGACATAGTGCATAAGGTCAAAACCAGAAAAGAGATATAACctactatgaaaatatatttatcatttagcACACACTATGtttaaaaactacagtattttgCAAATATCTCCAAGCCAttttattaattacatatttcttttatagtaatttgtgttttgtttttgtaacatttaGAGATTACTCAAGTGTCCCTATGTAGCATGCTGTAGATggtattaaaggttctttgctgaAACCATCTGGCCAgtaatttttcatccattccctatGATCTTTTCTCAATCAGCTATCCATATGCTTCAAACTTTAAGttcttaaaaacaaatccttcacaTGAGCTTAATGAGTCTCTCACAATATGAATTGGTGATCTTGTTTCATCAATGGCTGACTTACTGTAtcaaaatttggctataaagccaagcactggggctcaAACTCTGAAACATTTATCGGATGCCCATTCATGAGACAAATTCCCAGTGAGATTAGTACCTACCTAATTTGTGCTATATGCAAGGAACTCAGGAATTTTTTCACTCGACAGAGATGAAATCAATGATGGCAAAAATGGGCTAGAGAGGTGACATCCAATGATCTCAAGAGCCTTTAACATTCAGCTGTTTCCCCCAAAAACTCTGAGGAGGATGGAGGCCCATTATAGAAATTGTTCCTCTGAAGAGCTTCTTGCAGTTAACACCTTTCTAGATAGAGATAATGGTATCAGTTCATCACTCTACCCAAGAGGTTAACTTTTTAGCATCCATGGACTTAAAAGATGCACACTTTCAAGTCCCAATCCACAAGTCTTTGAGGATTTTCCTTTATTGGTAATACAGGGTTTTCCAATTCAAGTTCTTTTGTTTTGGGCTGAACACAGCCCCACATCTTCAGCTGTGTCGTTGATAAGTTGCTATTTGGGCTCACAGAAAAGGCATTTGGTTCAATAATTGGCTGATCAGAGCATCCCTCTTAGCAGAACCTTGGAGAAACCTCAGTTACTGTATCAATATGTGCCAATATTTGAGACTAAACATTATCATTAACAGATACAAATGTTCATGCTCTTAAAGACCTCATACTGCCTGCAAACTTATGGAAAAAGTTGCTAGGGCACCTGAACTCCACAGAGAAGCTAATTCTTCATGGCCTGTTCAAACTAAGATGATAGTAcaccttttttatataattctggcTTTTGCTTCCTGGAGGTCCTCATATGCCCAGCTCATAAATCCTTTCACTTTACCTCAACTGGCCCACTTACAACTAGGAGCCAGATTATTATTCCCTCTCAAAAAGCAACGGTTATTAATACTGTACACTATAACCAAATACACCTTAGTgccaaataaaaaatcatgagcATTTAATTATTGCTGAAAGAGGAACAATTAGTCAAGAgccattttaaaaatacaagtgtACACCTAAGTCAGGAAAAGGTTATTACCCAACAAGAACAAGCACCCTCTAACAGCATGGAAAAGCTGAGAAAACAGAGAATTTTACAATATTCCTAAACCTTCCAGGGTTTAAACTAAAATACAGCGAAGTTTATATCAGCATATGGCATTACAGGATTAATGTTGAAAAGACTATATCATACAAGACACTCACCTTTCTTTCCGATTGATAAATTCCATTACTCACTCTTGATTCACTTcattatattacagtattaaCATATGAATTTCATGTTACAGAATTAAATCACCCTTACCTGAAACTGAAGGCTTGCAGTCAAGTAGATTTATTGTTGGATTTACAGTAATTTGTTAACTTTCAACCTTAAATCTAACTACTGTATCTTCCTGACACCTAGGCCTTGTACTCTTTGATGCAGGAATCTAGTGCAGCTTAGAATACCCTGTaggaagaaaaatatcacaaatctttaagttatttgtattttcatgggtacacatacattatacaaaccagagccttttacatAGGTGTATTCCTCAATCAGTCATTGAGGGGAGAACCCTAACTGCTGTCATCAAGCACTTTTTCCTACATCATGAGGGACTACATGGTACGGTTTCCATACCTaggcaaaattaacattttaatcatttatgatTTGTTCCCATGGGAATAAAAACCAATACCTTTTCTGTATGAGATTCTCTCCTTAGCTGGAGGGACAGTCTTTCAACTAACTGGCAAATTTAATTTCCCCCCTGGAGATGCCATGCTCTGGGTCACAATTATAGGCATGGGAGCAATTACTCTTTTTAAGGCTCCCATGCAGTCTGGCATTAGGATGCAAGACCGTTAGGGCCCTGAGCCAGAGTGAGATGTATCTGAATTCTCACTCTATGAAAACTTCAGAGAACTAAGTGCTGCTCTATGATGGGAAGCAAAGGGAGAGTGGAGGAAATCACACCTTATGAGGTGAGGTTCTAAGATAGGATACACAATGGTGAAGCCTACTTGCATCATGGCCTGTCCAGAGgaaaaacagaaggaagaaagagtCAGTCACACCCATTTAATCTCCAGCTTTATGCAATCTGAGCACTTGTGACAAGGTTCTTTTTTGTTCCAAATGAGCTTGGAGACTACACAACCTcatgagcagccaccacaggtccttAGGAGAAGAGTCCCAGGATCTGTGGGCAACATCCCTAGGGTAAAATAGGGTAAGGGTAATCTGGTGCTGTCAGACTACTGCCCTTGTTGTCTTTGAACTGTAAAGTTCTATAAAACCCCTGGTTTCATGAGCTCTTTGTTCCAAACGAGCCTGGAGACTACACAACCTcgtgagcagccaccacaggtccttAGGAGAAGAGTCCCAGGATCTGTGGGCAACATTGCTAGGGTAAAATATGGTAAGGGTAATCTGGTACCATCAGACTACTGTCCTTGCTGCCTTTGAACTGTAAAGTTCTATAAAACCCCTGGTTTCATGAGCTCTTTCCAGGACTAGATGACAGTCCTTCTCACAGGATGAACTGTGTGTCCTCTTAATGACTTCATGAAACTACTTATAGAAAGAAAAGGTGTTTTTGACACCACCACCTAGTGCCAGCTGGTACTAAAGAGACCAAGACACTCTGGCCTAAAAGGTAAAGTTCTCAATAAAGAGAGCCTCACACTAGGCACAAAAGCATTTCATCTGGCTACCTACAAACAAATTCTGGAAGGGAAGGTACCAAGAGGCCCTCGAGTCTCTTGTCAGAAACTGATGGATTCTGAGTTTACCATAAACTCACAAATGAGAACAAGAGAAATCCTCAGCTCTCTGAGAGCCAGATAAGATTCAAAAGGCCAAGCAACTCATCAATACACTACTATGAGGCTAAGGCTAGCAGAACTAGTCTTGAGGGTGAGATCCAAATTGACAAACATTCAGCTGATCAGTTGGCATATCAGACTGATGGCAGGAAAGGTGTAGATACACAGATGTCCCAGGGGCTGCTGGAAGACATTTTTCATGGCAGGCTGGGGTCTGGAATGGAAGAGCAGAACATCAAGTGCTTCCTGTATGATCATGTGGTGAACTTCTTGAACACAAAGAGTTCACTAAAGTTTGGAAAGTTTTACCCCACACACGAAAGTAGGAACCAATCTGTTCCAACTAACTACCCCTGGTGGTTGAGCTGGTCCACAAAAATATTCCCTCcaattatactgtacagtacatggctGACAGCTTGATGGTGTGACAAACTGACCACTCATGAATCTGCTTTCCCAACTGTCAAGAGGTGAAGGAAAATTGTACTTCTCTCTTTGTTGATGCAAGCCAATACAGTTGagttgttgctcatcaacactaTCGAATAACCCATCATATGATCTCCAAATGCTTGCTGGGCTGCTGGGCTACTGCACTGTTTGCATTTCCAAGATG
This genomic interval from Macrobrachium rosenbergii isolate ZJJX-2024 chromosome 56, ASM4041242v1, whole genome shotgun sequence contains the following:
- the LOC136836292 gene encoding zinc finger protein 678-like encodes the protein MEVESCSNPSETVCESSTFNSGGLESSNVSNTSVIPNSSGSIEVDTLLDNDNIKSGIEIFNDETVGSSDLVFPPESLTADPNLTNAFDTDNFHIGKKSFACPYCGELYDRKCNLTLHVRGHFKAKKVHVCQLCKKTFTRKCYLDNHLKAHSGEKNFSCDECGKKFTFKWNLTAHTLVHTGEKLFKCEYCGKHFARKHELIVHSRSHTGEKKYSCELCGKSYVHNSSLLLHIKTHTGDKKYECEICSKKFAQKCHLRDHTRMHTGEKKFSCEECGKKFVQKSHLNSHLYTHSNGKKFSCDICAKEFTLKSSLLAHSKIHTGEVNFSCEHCGKSFSNNYRLKRHIRSHRGGKDYNCKVCGRSFQRLHSLSIHLKIHDNPGETFPCEDCGRVFHRKILLQTHTKVRSVDKKLICKVCGQSFFRKCEFFTHSKTHPGEKPYGCAKCGKKFFHKRSLTAHEKRVHIGKNNLITCEDCGKKFAKTPGDTIEKTKCRKCEKKKTDHSSNYQIPFVGILTEIECSVCQEIFPDEMQMKEHFLQNHSECAIGDSIESQSARQLEDEKTNPLTCEQSNELSDLQIKKEKISEETEHTVPIACDNIKVEKNQLSGVETEELEIDHNNYDTANESSFVAVDFIKQEKTSE